One Cardiocondyla obscurior isolate alpha-2009 linkage group LG11, Cobs3.1, whole genome shotgun sequence DNA segment encodes these proteins:
- the LOC139106740 gene encoding uncharacterized protein, which translates to MNRNTPDEYVKIIKKLLLANSQRIEQLKIGSPVTMYPSRDIEKIIRNIIYALKNKVKCDLYNVKIFDANGNIDVVEFIPLCDYAKCYNGFLLNTNFSSHYLLNKQIFGSVGSWPLLSPYFFIQIIWFLKCEDLLIESLVHVPLDLCIEILELTIKHINELEISRARRIILLLIYKVYNKCLWLHLGTLSEENVMRRIYQLVTYFKKLCDMLVSQEYVIDDISLRKYLILRGILMKNMLRYVRKCMHSKMESYSEHQSLAKLFTLTYGSFDECSKYYHIISINEIKSIVMKLDEYLVTLLLQLIKDVDQSELMTWKTSNDDENTMISLRRGIATECHYFLKFIRHNEFLVKNKHLFYYLEQFASLRNSRKFTFTLKELCRDITHGNRYGMQELIKRYKEWDLSTLDFIMKRKQLLNIDNYYTILKYLHHICAHTYSKVEKYRVYIAVFKILIQLKVYDLYFITLKYVHKHFDDKHLEDFYDGTCFDAYLQQSSFPAKTNLRHITTVEQPSYGILLIFILLNPKRALSQLILYEINVEDTKSIIFQKSMLASIVQNYYKSGHRNILTYVLQDILLQQRVTFNLKFRTFIDKVRTYKMMTANDLMNYLYIPYLHGSHLNVFSLHNMLLHITYFLEEKHCSLKTNFLALIPALTKTASLMRRCNRGFSKFTLHVRIQLISDIISQLYAMRMLSVDQISTLSTHGLWDRVEPLDMKMLLPMMTTFDILQIYAKRCFITHQRLRTNPRCHPKLRNYVQSFHLDQEAFIRYIMLHCFDRECADHARDLTFICWYNFGWINHMMAYENTMRIIVDVAEIILKYSNAFPRHTFIILLFALVRFCNYVKQKLIPEYSFDTIRNIMLDTMSSMKHMVSRTHYAEFYVTLLQEVHAVSPQLRGKKYFRRIWHLIDMYTDIYSSEATPTPILKTDCTCAESSYCKFYAFVIDEKITANYQTYLFIRECINHARTHNYSERLLRALCLTE; encoded by the exons ATGAATAGGAATACACCTGATGagtatgttaaaataataaagaagcTCTTATTGGCGAATAGTCAACGAAttgaacaattaaaaattgggTCTCCAGTTACGATGTATCCTTCgcgagatattgaaaaaataataagaaacataatttatgctttaaaaaataaagtaaaatgtgATTTATACAATGTTAAGATATTTGATGCAAACGGTAACATTGACGTGGTGGAGTTTATTCCATTGTGTGATTATGCTAAGTGTTACAATGGTTTTCTGTTAAATACGAATTTTTCCTCGCACTACCTTCTCAACAAGCAGATTTTCGGTTCCGTTGGGTCCTGGCCTCTTCTATCACCTTATTTCTTTATacaa ATAATATGGTTTTTAAAGTGTGAAGACTTGCTGATTGAATCGTTAGTGCACGTACCATTAGACCTATGCATAGAAATTTTGGAGCTAACGATCAAGCATATAAACGAATTGGAAATCTCACGAGCTAGACGTATTATTTTGCTTTTGATTTACAAAGTATACAACAAATGTCTGTGGCTACATTTAGGAACGCTGTCAGAGGAAAACGTAATGAGACGCATTTATCAATTAGtaacgtattttaaaaaattgtgcgACATGCTTGTTAGCCAGGAATATGTTATTGACGATATATCTCTGAGAAAATACTTGATACTACGTGGTATTTTAATGAAGAATATGCTCCGCTACGTCAGAAAGTGCATGCATAGCAAAATGGAAAGTTATTCAGAACATCAGAGTCTAGCGAAATTGTTCACGCTCACATATGGCAGCTTTGACGAATGCTCCAAGTATTATCACATAATCTCtattaacgaaataaagtCCATCGTAATGAAGTTGGACGAGTACCTAGTGACTCTACTTCTGCAACTGATCAAGGACGTTGATCAATCTGAGTTGATGACTTGGAAGACCTCTAACGACGACGAGAACACTATGATTTCGTTACGGCGTGGTATTGCCACGGAATGCCactatttcttaaaatttatacgacaCAATGAATTTTTGGTGAAAAATAAACATCTATTTTATTACCTGGAGCAATTTGCAAGCCTGAGGAATTCcagaaaatttacttttactttaaaagAACTTTGCCGTGATATTACCCACGGCAACCGGTATGGCATGCAAGAGTTGATTAAACGCTATAAAGAGTGGGATTTGTCCACATTGGATTTTATAATGAAGAGaaagcaattattaaatattgacaATTATTACACTATACTGAAATATCTTCATCATATATGCGCACATACTTACAGTAAGGTAGAAAAGTATCGAGTGTATATTGCGGTATTCAAGATATTGATTCAGTTAAAGGTGTACGATTTGTACTTTATTACGCTAAAGTACGTACATAAACATTTTGACGACAAACATCTGGAAGATTTTTACGATGGAACGTGCTTTGACGCATATCTGCAACAGAGTTCATTTCCTGCAAAGACGAATTTGAGGCATATTACTACTGTAGAGCAACCTTCTTACGGTATTCTCctgatttttattctattaaatcCAAAGAGAGCGTTAAGCCAGTTAATACTGTATGAAATAAATGTTGAAGATactaaaagtataatatttcaaaaaagcATGCTAGCATCTATCGTGCAAAACTATTATAAAAGTGGTCATCGTAACATATTGACATATGTGTTGCAAGATATTCTTTTGCAGCAACGTGTAACGTTTAATCTAAAGTTTCGGACATTTATTGATAAAGTACGGACTTATAag ATGATGACTGCTAATGATTTGATGAACTATCTCTATATTCCTTATCTCCACGGTAGCCACTTGAACGTATTTAGCTTGCACAATATGTTATTACATATAACGTATTTCTTAGAGGAGAAGCACTGCTCGCTCAAAACTAATTTTCTAGCATTAATACCTGCCTTAACGAAGACGGCATCGTTGATGAGGAGATGCAACAGAGGTTTTTCAAAATTCACATTACACGTTCGAATACAATTAATAAGCGATATAATATCGCAACTATACGCAATGCGGATGTTGTCAGTCGATCAGATTTCAACGTTAAGCACACATGGCTTATGGGACCGTGTAGAACCGCTCGACATGAAGATGTTGTTGCCGATGATGACCACGTTTGATATATTACAGATATATGCGAAACGTTGTTTCATCACACATCAACGATTGCGCACGAATCCGCGATGCCACCCCAAGCTTCGTAATTATGTGCAATCCTTCCACCTCGATCAAGAGGCTTTTATACGTTACATAATGTTGCATTGCTTTGACAGAGAGTGCGCGGATCACGCGCGGGACTTGACATTCATATGTTGGTATAATTTCGGTTGGATTAATCACATGATGGCATATGAGAACACGATGCGGATCATCGTCGATGTagcggaaattattttaaagtattcGAACGCGTTTCCTAGGCACACATTTATAATTCTGCTCTTTGCGCTCGTGCGCTTCTGCAATTACgtgaaacaaaaattgataCCTGAATACAGTTTTGATACGATTCGCAATATTATGCTGGACACTATGTCTTCTATGAAACATATGGTTAGCAGGACGCACTACGCTGAATTCTACGTTACTCTGCTCCAAGAAGTTCACGCTGTGAGCCCACAATTGCGAGGGAAAAAATACTTTCGTAGAATCTGGCATCTTATTGATATGTATACCGATATATACAGTAGTGAAGCAACTCCGACACCTATATTAAAAACAGACTG CACTTGTGCGGAAAGTTCCTACTGCAAATTTTATGCTTTCGTCATTGACGAAAAGATTACAGCAAACTACCAGACATATCTATTTATTCGTGAATGTATCAATCACGCGCGGACGCACAATTATTCCGAACGGTTATTACGTGCATTATGCTTGACTGAATAG
- the LOC139106742 gene encoding dynein regulatory complex protein 11 has translation MSYYYYNELWLITRGDLEKLLEFERQLQKSAPLRKKAILNSALSMYVRYRNIVRRLIMCYDQMVQTQKRELIKKMLDCAIGRMLECKSEIVKFDKSDYQWPDNILNEMKFTLDDIELFASVSGRERTEDRKRLIREVVEKTRKVSQIAEQSFSQIESTAETEDETLRTRVARRKKHTPQVSKVELIRESPEDKAAREVKLAAEQIMHNALLLIQSHERARKGRCYSADVKRIYDYNKRVMSGKIIPQKIDRNKYIKSALTIQRAWRRYTARRIVKKRIVHLDEALDMTIPSWQCRKVIAKDIDNFQRRRALMTVFDAQIKKAIDDERARLLRVRGPGLMEDITDEIHEWFIVWYNTVGHFDVFPAADLTGSVLIATGQTLTPQEYLMEKLEKTNRKGRKTEKMALPPKAQVLKDQEKVLGWKMPQTDALSCLEKTNIDFIQNWNFRNKKDPEQVYLDLITENLCYELQLEMRKIVDELMRAELELLNKALLKDQAQDKKKEKFTVRTRDKSIKINIDKIKKQEKKENLEDIAAEDLFGELLQAEIIRNYQTIFLRDWFGDYSYQNYEARRELRGYKHQLGEIKQLVLEYCVLPLISKETHQVAPLVRSVCIYGLPGTGKTWLADAISSEIGALLFDVSASVLVNKYTGKEEQQRLINIIYKVARAYAPSIIFLDAGETPWLKKIPPEKTYLQPKRFADYFVKLMKAITPGDQVLFLSLSEEPQRGSGAFIKFYDKFIRMPTTDYNTLYMFYKHLLMKYHGIDRNIDVSCLAKMSIGIPLNFISQIVEKVLSPRRRVTLKFNPLNPMEILNEILTYQHPTIEMTKNIDKFEKRMLIKKKKKCKLRKTKLCAIITGRRR, from the exons atgtCTTACTATTATTACAACGAATTATGGCTTATTACGAGAGGCGATCTAGAAAAATTGTTGGAATTCGAACGACAATTGCAAAAAAGCGCACCGTTAAGGAAAAAAGCTATTTTAAATTCAGCATTGTCTATGTATGTGAG GTACCGCAATATCGTAAGAAGACTTATCATGTGTTATGATCAAATGGTTCAAACACAAAAACGGgagttaattaagaaaatgttgGATTGTGCCATTGGGAGAATGCTGGAATGTAAAAGCGAAATCGTCAAATTTGATAAGAGCGATTATCA ATGGCcggataatattttaaatgaaatgaaaTTTACGCTAGACGATATCGAATTGTTTGCATCTGTGTCTGGCCGAGAACGTACAGAGGATCGCAAAAGGTTGATTCGAGAGGTGGTGGAGAAAACTCGGAAAG tgtCGCAAATAGCAGAACAGAGCTTTTCACAGATTGAAAGTACGGCCGAGACAGAAGATGAGACGTTACGTACACGTGTTGCTCGAAGAAAAAAACACACCCCGCAAGTTTCGAAGGTAGAATTAATTCGTGAATCGCCCGAGGATAAGGCCGCCCGAGAAGTAAAGCTTGCTGCTGAACAAATTATGCACAACGCGTTATTATTGATACAAAGTCATGAAAGGGCCAGAAAGGGACGCTGTTACAGTGCAGATG taaaaCGTATATATGATTATAACAAAAGAGTGATGTCTGGAAAAATAATACCACAGAAAATAGAtcgcaataaatatatcaagTCAGCGTTGACGATACAACGCGCATGGCGACGTTATACTGCTCgaagaattgtaaaaaaaagaatcgtacATCTCGATGAAGCTTTGGATATGACAATACCAAGTTGGCAATGCCGCAAAGTAATCGCTAAAGACATTGATAATTTTCAACGGCGACGTGCTTTGATGACCGTGTTTGATGCTCAAATAAAAAAGGCAATTGATGACGAACGTGCAAGG ctctTAAGAGTAAGAGGCCCTGGTTTAATGGAGGATATTACTGATGAGATTCATGAATGGTTCATTGTTTGGTACAACACTGTAGGACATTTTGACGTGTTTCCGGCAGCGGACCTTACTGGAAGTGTATTAATCGCAACCGGACAGACTTTAACACCGCAAGAATATCTAAtggaaaaattagaaaaaacaAATCGAAAGGGCAGGAAAACTGAAAAAATGGCATTACCTCCTAAAGCTCAAGTTCTCAAGGACCAGGAAAAAGTTCTTGGATGGAAAATGCCGCAAACAGACGCTTTGTCATGTTTAGAGAAAACAAACAtcgattttattcaaaattggAATTTTCGCAACAAAAAAGATCCAGAGCAAGTATACTTAGATTTAATTACCGAGAACCTCTGTTACGAATTGCAGCttgaaatgagaaaaatagtGGACGAACTGATGAGAGCCGAGCtggaattattaaacaaaGCATTGCTGAAAGATCAGgcacaagataaaaaaaaagagaaattcaCTGTTCGAACAAGGgacaaaa gtataaagataaatattgataaaattaaaaaacaagaaaagaaagaaaacttgGAGGATATAGCCGCTGAAGATCTTTTCGGCGAGCTTCTACAAGCTGAAATCATTAGAAATTATCAAACGATTTTTTTACGTGATTGGTTTGGCGATTATTCTTACCAAAATTACGAAGCACGTCGTGAACTTCGGGGCTACAAACATCAACTTGGAGAAATTAAGCAGCTCGTATTGGAATACTGCGTATTGCCTTTAATTTCCAAAGAAACGCATCAAGTTGCACCACTCGTACGCTCTGTGTGCATTTACGGATTACCGGGAACCGGAAAAACTTGGCTTGCTGATGCCATTTCCTCAGAA ATCGGCGCATTACTTTTCGATGTATCGGCATCTGTCttggttaataaatatacaggTAAAGAAGAGCAGCAGAGgctcattaatataatttataaagtgGCCCGTGCTTACGCTCCTTCTATTATATTTCTCGATGCTGGCGAGACACCTtggctaaaaaaaattccaccaGAGAAAACGTATCTTCAACCCAAGCGATTCGCGGACTATTTTGTTAAACTAATGAAAGCCATTACACCGGGTGATCAg GTACTATTTCTGTCTTTATCCGAAGAGCCTCAGAGAGGGAGCGGAGCTTTCATTAAGttttacgataaatttataagGATGCCCACCACCGACTACAACACtctttatatgttttataaacaTTTGTTGATGAAATATCATGGAATCGATCGTAACATCGATGTTTCTTGCTTGGCTAAAATGTCCATTGGGATTCCTTTAAATTTCATCTCGCAAATCGTGGAAAAGGTGTTATCGCCACGTCGAAGAGTTACGCTTAAATTCAATCCGTTAAACCCAATGGAAATTCTGAATGAAATATTGACATATCAGCATCCTACGATAGAGATGACGAAGAATATAGACAAGTTTGAAAAACGCatgcttattaaaaaaaaaaaaaaatgtaagctTCGTAAGACGAAATTATGTGCGATTATAACAGGAAGAAGACGATAA